In a genomic window of Brassica rapa cultivar Chiifu-401-42 chromosome A10, CAAS_Brap_v3.01, whole genome shotgun sequence:
- the LOC103846208 gene encoding uncharacterized protein LOC103846208 isoform X2 codes for MGGGGGGMEELTEDEKRALRGSKFAPLTSLPSSSRSQLPSSDFHVLAHPGGPMKTNKAAALAKFLERKLQDPNVLSSIDPDLIELAVKNSRHIISSETSSSGRRIQHVVSFVDVEVSSDDDKIENTKLSKKKKKKKKKKNKKHKVISLAPFVLTSSFGLLFVLPTQFL; via the exons atgggaggaggaggaggaggcatggAGGAGTTGACGGAAGATGAGAAGAGAGCTCTCAGAGGAAGCAAATTCGCACCGCTTACTTCTCTTCCTTCCTCTTCTCGCTCTCAGCTGCCCAG TTCCGACTTTCATGTGTTAGCTCATCCAGGTGGACCAATGAAGACGAACAAAGCGGCGGCTTTAGCCAAGTTTCTAGAAAGGAAGCTGCAAGATCCTAATGTGTTGTCTTCCATTGATCCTGATCTTATCGAGTTGGCTGTCAAAAACTCCAGACACATTATTTCGAGTGA GACTTCAAGTTCAGGAAGAAGAATCCAACACGTTGTCTCCTTTGTAGACGTTGAG GTGTCTTCTGATGACGATAAGATAGAGAACACTAAGctaagcaaaaagaaaaagaagaaaaagaagaagaaaaacaaaaagcaCAAGGTTATCTCCCTCGCACCCTTTGTCCTTACCTCATCTTTCGGCTTGCTTTTCGTTCTCCCCACACAATTTTTATAA
- the LOC103846208 gene encoding uncharacterized protein LOC103846208 isoform X3: protein MGGGGGGMEELTEDEKRALRGSKFAPLTSLPSSSRSQLPSSDFHVLAHPGGPMKTNKAAALAKFLERKLQDPNVLSSIDPDLIELAVKNSRHIISSRTSSSGRRIQHVVSFVDVEVSSDDDKIENTKLSKKKKKKKKKKNKKHKEQITVDEDAKLKRPNKKLKL from the exons atgggaggaggaggaggaggcatggAGGAGTTGACGGAAGATGAGAAGAGAGCTCTCAGAGGAAGCAAATTCGCACCGCTTACTTCTCTTCCTTCCTCTTCTCGCTCTCAGCTGCCCAG TTCCGACTTTCATGTGTTAGCTCATCCAGGTGGACCAATGAAGACGAACAAAGCGGCGGCTTTAGCCAAGTTTCTAGAAAGGAAGCTGCAAGATCCTAATGTGTTGTCTTCCATTGATCCTGATCTTATCGAGTTGGCTGTCAAAAACTCCAGACACATTATTTCGA GTAGGACTTCAAGTTCAGGAAGAAGAATCCAACACGTTGTCTCCTTTGTAGACGTTGAG GTGTCTTCTGATGACGATAAGATAGAGAACACTAAGctaagcaaaaagaaaaagaagaaaaagaagaagaaaaacaaaaagcaCAAG GAGCAGATCACAGTCGATGAAGATGCCAAGTTGAAGAGACCCAACAAGAAGTTGAAGCTTTAG
- the LOC103846208 gene encoding uncharacterized protein LOC103846208 isoform X6 gives MRRELSEEANSHRLLLFLPLLALSCPGGPMKTNKAAALAKFLERKLQDPNVLSSIDPDLIELAVKNSRHIISSETSSSGRRIQHVVSFVDVEVSSDDDKIENTKLSKKKKKKKKKKNKKHKVISLAPFVLTSSFGLLFVLPTQFL, from the exons ATGAGAAGAGAGCTCTCAGAGGAAGCAAATTCGCACCGCTTACTTCTCTTCCTTCCTCTTCTCGCTCTCAGCTGCCCAG GTGGACCAATGAAGACGAACAAAGCGGCGGCTTTAGCCAAGTTTCTAGAAAGGAAGCTGCAAGATCCTAATGTGTTGTCTTCCATTGATCCTGATCTTATCGAGTTGGCTGTCAAAAACTCCAGACACATTATTTCGAGTGA GACTTCAAGTTCAGGAAGAAGAATCCAACACGTTGTCTCCTTTGTAGACGTTGAG GTGTCTTCTGATGACGATAAGATAGAGAACACTAAGctaagcaaaaagaaaaagaagaaaaagaagaagaaaaacaaaaagcaCAAGGTTATCTCCCTCGCACCCTTTGTCCTTACCTCATCTTTCGGCTTGCTTTTCGTTCTCCCCACACAATTTTTATAA
- the LOC103846208 gene encoding uncharacterized protein LOC103846208 isoform X5 encodes MRRELSEEANSHRLLLFLPLLALSCPGGPMKTNKAAALAKFLERKLQDPNVLSSIDPDLIELAVKNSRHIISSRTSSSGRRIQHVVSFVDVEVSSDDDKIENTKLSKKKKKKKKKKNKKHKVISLAPFVLTSSFGLLFVLPTQFL; translated from the exons ATGAGAAGAGAGCTCTCAGAGGAAGCAAATTCGCACCGCTTACTTCTCTTCCTTCCTCTTCTCGCTCTCAGCTGCCCAG GTGGACCAATGAAGACGAACAAAGCGGCGGCTTTAGCCAAGTTTCTAGAAAGGAAGCTGCAAGATCCTAATGTGTTGTCTTCCATTGATCCTGATCTTATCGAGTTGGCTGTCAAAAACTCCAGACACATTATTTCGA GTAGGACTTCAAGTTCAGGAAGAAGAATCCAACACGTTGTCTCCTTTGTAGACGTTGAG GTGTCTTCTGATGACGATAAGATAGAGAACACTAAGctaagcaaaaagaaaaagaagaaaaagaagaagaaaaacaaaaagcaCAAGGTTATCTCCCTCGCACCCTTTGTCCTTACCTCATCTTTCGGCTTGCTTTTCGTTCTCCCCACACAATTTTTATAA
- the LOC103846208 gene encoding uncharacterized protein LOC103846208 isoform X4, which yields MGGGGGGMEELTEDEKRALRGSKFAPLTSLPSSSRSQLPSSDFHVLAHPGGPMKTNKAAALAKFLERKLQDPNVLSSIDPDLIELAVKNSRHIISSRTSSSGRRIQHVVSFVDVEVSSDDDKIENTKLSKKKKKKKKKKNKKHKITVDEDAKLKRPNKKLKL from the exons atgggaggaggaggaggaggcatggAGGAGTTGACGGAAGATGAGAAGAGAGCTCTCAGAGGAAGCAAATTCGCACCGCTTACTTCTCTTCCTTCCTCTTCTCGCTCTCAGCTGCCCAG TTCCGACTTTCATGTGTTAGCTCATCCAGGTGGACCAATGAAGACGAACAAAGCGGCGGCTTTAGCCAAGTTTCTAGAAAGGAAGCTGCAAGATCCTAATGTGTTGTCTTCCATTGATCCTGATCTTATCGAGTTGGCTGTCAAAAACTCCAGACACATTATTTCGA GTAGGACTTCAAGTTCAGGAAGAAGAATCCAACACGTTGTCTCCTTTGTAGACGTTGAG GTGTCTTCTGATGACGATAAGATAGAGAACACTAAGctaagcaaaaagaaaaagaagaaaaagaagaagaaaaacaaaaagcaCAAG ATCACAGTCGATGAAGATGCCAAGTTGAAGAGACCCAACAAGAAGTTGAAGCTTTAG
- the LOC103846208 gene encoding uncharacterized protein LOC103846208 isoform X1, with amino-acid sequence MGGGGGGMEELTEDEKRALRGSKFAPLTSLPSSSRSQLPSSDFHVLAHPGGPMKTNKAAALAKFLERKLQDPNVLSSIDPDLIELAVKNSRHIISSRTSSSGRRIQHVVSFVDVEVSSDDDKIENTKLSKKKKKKKKKKNKKHKVISLAPFVLTSSFGLLFVLPTQFL; translated from the exons atgggaggaggaggaggaggcatggAGGAGTTGACGGAAGATGAGAAGAGAGCTCTCAGAGGAAGCAAATTCGCACCGCTTACTTCTCTTCCTTCCTCTTCTCGCTCTCAGCTGCCCAG TTCCGACTTTCATGTGTTAGCTCATCCAGGTGGACCAATGAAGACGAACAAAGCGGCGGCTTTAGCCAAGTTTCTAGAAAGGAAGCTGCAAGATCCTAATGTGTTGTCTTCCATTGATCCTGATCTTATCGAGTTGGCTGTCAAAAACTCCAGACACATTATTTCGA GTAGGACTTCAAGTTCAGGAAGAAGAATCCAACACGTTGTCTCCTTTGTAGACGTTGAG GTGTCTTCTGATGACGATAAGATAGAGAACACTAAGctaagcaaaaagaaaaagaagaaaaagaagaagaaaaacaaaaagcaCAAGGTTATCTCCCTCGCACCCTTTGTCCTTACCTCATCTTTCGGCTTGCTTTTCGTTCTCCCCACACAATTTTTATAA